Proteins from a genomic interval of Quercus lobata isolate SW786 chromosome 11, ValleyOak3.0 Primary Assembly, whole genome shotgun sequence:
- the LOC115966844 gene encoding uncharacterized protein LOC115966844: protein MRAVGLGIKGPPFTWSKHYWSGASIWERLDRAVASHEWFIRFPGSQVHHVDSSTSDHKFLWIELSDLDFQPKKKTFRFEEMWLADKGCRETVEGMCQARYDEAENLKVIRKVENCGKELTSWSRNNFGNVRNELVKKRKDLVRAERQAVRTGNSFQVVHLKKEINILMGKEEQMWRQRSRFTYIKEGDRNTRFFHSRATQRK from the coding sequence ATGCGGGCTGTTGGACTTGGGATAAAAGGCCCCCCTTTCACATGGAGCAAACATTATTGGAGTGGAGCTTCAATTTGGGAAAGGCTGGATAGGGCAGTGGCTTCACATGAATGGTTCATCAGATTTCCGGGTTCTCAGGTCCACCACGTGGATAGCTCAACTTCTGACCATAAGTTTTTGTGGATAGAACTATCAGACCTGGATTtccagccaaaaaagaaaacttttagGTTCGAAGAAATGTGGTTAGCAGATAAAGGTTGTAGAGAAACGGTAGAAGGAATGTGCCAAGCCAGGTATGATGAAGCCGAGAATTTGAAGGTGATTAGGAAGGTTGAGAATTGTGGTAAAGAGTTGACTAGTTGGAGCCGTAATAATTTCGGTAATGTTCGAAATGAGCTggttaaaaaaaggaaagatcTAGTTCGAGCAGAACGACAAGCTGTGAGGACCGGGAATTCTTTTCAGGTTGTGCACTTAAAGAAGGAGATTAAcatattaatgggaaaagaaGAACAGATGTGGAGACAGAGGTCGAGATTTACCTACATCAAAGAGGGTGATCGGAACACCCGTTTCTTCCATAGCCGTGCCACACAAAGGAAGTGA